One stretch of Punica granatum isolate Tunisia-2019 chromosome 5, ASM765513v2, whole genome shotgun sequence DNA includes these proteins:
- the LOC116208966 gene encoding uncharacterized protein LOC116208966 has translation MTAKNKVGMIDGTVARPPEGDPNRAKWEISNALVISWIFNTLDSKLQSSVACATVAQDLLEDLRERYSQGNETRIYQLKAEIGKLKQDGMTIPRYYSRLKGLWDELDNYLQIPACTCSAAKTYAAQREREKIHQFLMGLGSEYATVRSNILSHEPAHSLNKVHALILHEERQKMVALSHENTTPDAAVFLSKLTGNKAEMQGSGGTSGYGGQIGGRGGTSKTCYHCGRPEHLKNSCWLLHGFLGTWDSKKEKGK, from the coding sequence ATGACCGCTAAGAATAAGGTTGGGATGATTGATGGAACGGTGGCAAGGCCACCGGAAGGAGACCCAAATCGGGCGAAATGGGAAATCTCCAACGCCTTAGTAATATCCTGGATCTTCAATACGTTGGATTCGAAGCTCCAATCCAGCGTGGCCTGTGCGACGGTGGCTCAGGACCTGCTGGAGGATCTCAGAGAGAGATATTCGCAAGGGAATGAGACAAGGATTTATCAATTAAAAGCAGAGATCGGAAAATTGAAGCAGGACGGCATGACAATTCCGAGATATTACTCTCGGCTGAAGGGGCTTTGGGATGAATTAGACAATTACCTCCAAATTCCGGCGTGCACCTGTTCGGCGGCCAAAACGTATGCGGCTCAGAGAGAACGGGAGAAAATTCATCAATTCTTGATGGGATTAGGGTCAGAATATGCAACGGTGAGGTCGAATATCCTCAGCCACGAACCGGCCCACTCTCTGAACAAGGTACATGCCCTAATTCTGCATGAAGAGAGACAAAAAATGGTGGCTTTGTCTCATGAGAATACTACACCAGATGCTGCAGTATTTCTGAGCAAACTTACTGGGAACAAAGCGGAGATGCAGGGCAGTGGCGGAACCTCGGGCTACGGAGGACAGATAGGAGGTAGAGGAGGGACGAGCAAGACTTGCTACCACTGTGGCCGTCCCGAGCATCTCAAGAATTCCTGCTGGTTGCTCCATGGCTTCCTGGGTACCTGGGATtcaaagaaggaaaagggaaaatga
- the LOC116208965 gene encoding pathogenesis-related protein STH-2-like translates to MDARCFYQEVLVPVSREWAFKALVLDMHNLLPKLVPHFVKSMEFIRGDWGQPGSIRQTIFTEGGLLSEKMHSVVCEIKYEANSPDRCILKMATDYHLKEGVVFKEEDINTGRKITKEFFEAVLEYLISNPEVYTNG, encoded by the exons ATGGATGCCCGCTGCTTTTACCAAGAGGTCCTAGTTCCCGTTTCCCGAGAATGGGCCTTCAAAGCGTTGGTCCTAGACATGCACAACCTCCTCCCCAAGCTGGTCCCTCACTTTGTTAAGAGCATGGAGTTCATCCGCGGTGACTGGGGACAACCTGGAAGCATCAGGCAGACCATCTTCACCGAAG GGGGCTTGCTATCTGAGAAGATGCACTCAGTGGTATGTGAGATCAAATACGAAGCTAACAGCCCCGATAGATGCATCCTTAAGATGGCCACTGACTACCACCTGAAGGAAGGTGTTGTTTTCAAAGAAGAGGACATCAATACTGGCAGAAAGATAACCAAGGAATTCTTCGAAGCCGTGCTAGAATATCTCATCTCGAACCCTGAAGTTTACACTAATGGATGA